In one window of Pseudorasbora parva isolate DD20220531a chromosome 7, ASM2467924v1, whole genome shotgun sequence DNA:
- the zdhhc3a gene encoding palmitoyltransferase ZDHHC3-A isoform X2 has product MRSPVPRFRDVERQAGSLQPAQCLPPCHERKNNMWFIRDACGIVCAIITWFLVFFAEFAVLFIMLIPSKNLAYSLVNGTLFNSLAFLALASHFRAMCTDPGAVPKGNATKEYIESLQLKPGQVVYKCPKCCSIKPDRAHHCSVCKRCIRKMDHHCPWVNNCVGENNQKYFVLFTMYICLISLHALVMVVFHFLYCFEDDWTKCSSFSPPATVILLILLCFEALLFLIFTSVMFGTQIHSICTDETGIEQLKKEERRWAKKTKWMNMKAVFGHPFSIAWFSPFSTPEHGKADPYQYVV; this is encoded by the exons ATGAGAAGTCCAGTGCCGCGCTTCAGGGACGTCGAGAGGCAGGCCGGCAGCCTGCAGCCCGCACAGTGTCTTCCTCCCTGTCATGAGCGAAAGAACAACATGTGGTTCATCAGAGATGCCTGTGGCATCGTTTGTGCGATCATCACCTGGTTTCTTGTCTTCTTCGCTGAGTTCGCGGTGTTGTTCATCATGCTTATTCCATCGAAGAACCTCGCTTACAGCCTGGTGAACGGCACCCTGTTCAACAGCCTGGCCTTCCTTGCTTTGGCGTCTCATTTCAGGGCCATGTGCACCGACCCG GGAGCTGTGCCAAAAGGCAATGCCACTAAAGAATACATCGAGAGCTTGCAGCTGAAGCCAGGCCAGGTGGTTTACAAATGTCCCAAATGCTGCAGTATTAAGCCGGATAGAGCACACCACTGCAG CGTTTGTAAGCGCTGTATACGGAAGATGGATCATCATTGTCCTTGGGTAAACAATTGTGTCGGGGAAAATAACCAGAAGTACTTTGTGCTTTTCACA ATGTACATTTGCCTGATTTCTCTGCATGCCTTGGTCATGGTGGTCTTTCATTTTCTCTACTGCTTTGAAGATGACTGGACAA AGTGCAGTTCCTTCTCCCCTCCAGCCACAGTCATCCTCCTCATCCTCCTGTGCTTTGAGGccctcctcttcctcatctTCACCTCTGTGATGTTTGGCACCCAAATCCATTCCATCTGCACAGATGAGACG GGCATAGAGCAGTTGAAAAAGGAAGAGAGAAGATgggctaaaaaaacaaaatggatGAACATGAAGGCGGTATTCGGACACCCCTTCTCGATAGCATGGTTTAGCCCGTTTTCCACACCCGAGCACGGGAAAGCTGACCCCTACCAGTATGTGGTCTGA
- the kiaa1143 gene encoding uncharacterized protein KIAA1143 homolog, which translates to MSKKGNVSWVKPAEPSFLKKFKNDVGYKEGPTVDTKKQQMPQCDDDDSGDSDREDEMPQVVVLKKGDLSAEEVMKVKKDTKEPETDEQPPSDGKIVFKKPVKRSSDKFKGITASSSKKKKGEDGKKKGEDVEKKDEDGEKKESKAGVKVKNNSLLSFGDDDDDDDDEED; encoded by the exons ATGAGTAAAAAGGGTAATGTATCATGGGTGAAGCCAGCCGAGCCatcttttttaaagaaatttaaGAATGATGTTGGTTATAAAGAAGGGCCGACGGTGGACACTAAA AAGCAGCAGATGCCGCagtgtgatgatgatgacagTGGCGACAGTGATCGGGAGGACGAGATGCCGCAGGTCGTGGTCCTGAAAAAGGGAGACCTGAGTGCTGAAGAGGTTATGAAAGTCAAAAAAGATACAAAGGAACCAGAAACAG ATGAACAACCTCCATCTGATGGAAAGATTGTCTTTAAGAAGCCTGTCAAACGCTCCTCTGATAAATTCAAAGGCATTACAGCCAGCTCTAGCAAGAAGAAGAAAGGTGAGGATGGCAAGAAGAAAGGCGAAGATGTCGAGAAGAAAGACGAGGATGGCGAGAAGAAAGAGTCAAAAGCTGGTGTGAAGGTGAAGAACAACAGTCTGCTGTCTTTTggtgacgatgatgatgatgacgatgatgaggAAGACTAG
- the tmem42a gene encoding transmembrane protein 42a, whose amino-acid sequence MLPGVFYALIAGFLAALASSSAKLSLGADYLKDVCETALKIWTDGQGNTTKVDTTACDWLHIPLRLLCGGLLFTCNAVMWTFFAKALRHSSSSARATVTTTASNFISSAFFGHVIFGETHATLWWVGIILTLTGLLVLHGSTPQAPQENVEKKYE is encoded by the exons ATGTTGCCTGGGGTGTTTTATGCGTTGATCGCGGGGTTTTTGGCAGCCTTAGCATCATCTTCTGCTAAGTTGTCCTTAGGAGCTGATTATCTGAAAGATGTGTGTGAAACAGCCCTGAAGATCTGGACAGATGGACAAGGAAACACTACAAAGGTTGACACCACAGCTTGTGACTGG TTACATATACCTCTGCGGCTGCTTTGTGGTGGTCTTCTGTTCACCTGTAATGCTGTGATGTGGACCTTCTTCGCCAAAGCCCTCCGACACTCGTCTTCCTCTGCCCGGGCCACTGTGACCACCACTGCCTCAAATTTTATCTCCTCT GCTTTCTTTGGACATGTGATCTTTGGCGAAACTCATGCCACTTTGTGGTGGGTTGGTATCATTTTGACCCTGACGGGGCTTCTTGTCTTGCATGGATCAACTCCTCAGGCTCCACAGGAAAATGTGGAAAAGAAATATGAGTGA
- the zdhhc3a gene encoding palmitoyltransferase ZDHHC3-A isoform X1, producing MRSPVPRFRDVERQAGSLQPAQCLPPCHERKNNMWFIRDACGIVCAIITWFLVFFAEFAVLFIMLIPSKNLAYSLVNGTLFNSLAFLALASHFRAMCTDPGAVPKGNATKEYIESLQLKPGQVVYKCPKCCSIKPDRAHHCSVCKRCIRKMDHHCPWVNNCVGENNQKYFVLFTMYICLISLHALVMVVFHFLYCFEDDWTKCSSFSPPATVILLILLCFEALLFLIFTSVMFGTQIHSICTDETGIEKLKREDPTWEKTPLWEAMKTAFGGPLSVAWLSPFSDLSCRKDASTPVPVFPQGEIIEEDVIEIPLES from the exons ATGAGAAGTCCAGTGCCGCGCTTCAGGGACGTCGAGAGGCAGGCCGGCAGCCTGCAGCCCGCACAGTGTCTTCCTCCCTGTCATGAGCGAAAGAACAACATGTGGTTCATCAGAGATGCCTGTGGCATCGTTTGTGCGATCATCACCTGGTTTCTTGTCTTCTTCGCTGAGTTCGCGGTGTTGTTCATCATGCTTATTCCATCGAAGAACCTCGCTTACAGCCTGGTGAACGGCACCCTGTTCAACAGCCTGGCCTTCCTTGCTTTGGCGTCTCATTTCAGGGCCATGTGCACCGACCCG GGAGCTGTGCCAAAAGGCAATGCCACTAAAGAATACATCGAGAGCTTGCAGCTGAAGCCAGGCCAGGTGGTTTACAAATGTCCCAAATGCTGCAGTATTAAGCCGGATAGAGCACACCACTGCAG CGTTTGTAAGCGCTGTATACGGAAGATGGATCATCATTGTCCTTGGGTAAACAATTGTGTCGGGGAAAATAACCAGAAGTACTTTGTGCTTTTCACA ATGTACATTTGCCTGATTTCTCTGCATGCCTTGGTCATGGTGGTCTTTCATTTTCTCTACTGCTTTGAAGATGACTGGACAA AGTGCAGTTCCTTCTCCCCTCCAGCCACAGTCATCCTCCTCATCCTCCTGTGCTTTGAGGccctcctcttcctcatctTCACCTCTGTGATGTTTGGCACCCAAATCCATTCCATCTGCACAGATGAGACG GGCATTGAAAAGTTGAAGCGTGAAGACCCTACATGGGAGAAGACTCCATTATGGGAAGCTATGAAGACCGCATTCGGAGGTCCTCTTTCTGTGGCCTGGTTGAGCCCTTTCTCAGATCTCTCATGCCGGAAAGATGCTTCAACTCCCGTTCCCGTGTTCCCACAGGGTGAGATCATTGAGGAGGATGTGATTGAAATTCCTTTGGAGTCTTAG
- the ebag9 gene encoding receptor-binding cancer antigen expressed on SiSo cells, translating into MAITQFRLFKICTFLASILSFLKRLICRTGRSRKLSGDQITLPTTVDYSSQKQPEIEEWSSWDEEAPTSIKIEGGNGIVPPPQNEDEEEEPDYFKDMAPTIRKTQKIVLKKREPLNFSMPDSSSGFSSRLAATQDMSFIQPSAELGDLDTWQEDNNAWEDEADAAWEAEEVLRQQKLAERERRSMEQQRKKMEKEAQRMMKKEQKIAVKLS; encoded by the exons ATGGCCATCACACAGTTTCGTCTGTTTAAAATATGCACCTTCTTGGCATCTATCCTTTCATTTTTGAAAAGACTGATTTGCAG GACCGGAAGATCACGCAAGCTGAGTGGGGATCAGATCACCCTCCCGACCACAGTTGATTATTCTTCACAAAAGCAG CCGGAGATTGAGGAGTGGAGCTCATGGGATGAGGAAGCTCCCACGAGTATCAAAATTGAAGGTGGTAACGGGATAGTTCCACCTCCACAGAATGAAGATGAAGAGGAAGAGCCAGACTATTTTAAAGACATGGCTCCCACCATTAGGAAAACACAAAAA ATTGTCTTGAAGAAAAGGGAACCTCTGAATTTCTCTATGCCAGACAGCTCCTCGGGTTTCTCCAGCCGACTAGCCGCCACTCAGGACATGTCCTTCATCCAGCCCTCT GCGGAGCTAGGGGACCTGGACACCTGGCAGGAGGACAACAATGCCTGGGAGGATGAGGCAGATGCAGCCTGGGAGGCAGAAGAAGTGCTGAG GCAGCAGAAGttggctgagagagagagacggtcCATGGAGCAACAGAGGAAGAAAATGGAGAAAGAGGCACAGAGAATGATGAAAAAAGAGCAGAAGATCGCTGTCAAACTTTCATAA